Below is a window of Ctenopharyngodon idella isolate HZGC_01 chromosome 7, HZGC01, whole genome shotgun sequence DNA.
TTCTGAATTTCACCTCATTAGGAAACTTTCCCATTAAGCAACTCATGTACTTCCAGGCCCAAGTTTTTCACTGCTATATTGTGAGGGATACAACAAAAACCTCTATAAATTCAAGTGTCCggttgtaatgatgggtcgaatgcgtgaggatccatttgcagcttgtatattaaaagtacttacagagtagacagggcaaaggcagagacacaaacagggacaggcaatggtcgaggcaggcggcagacaagcagagtaaagtcacaggcaatggtcagggcaggcggcaaacaaacacagtccaataaacagtccaatggcaacagaaatacaatccacaagaaaacgctcagaagtgatcaccggggcaaatcaagacttcgccaagggtgtgtgtgtgtgtgtgtcttaaatagtccaggtaatgatctgcaggtgtgtgtggcaattggtgattggtgcatgtgattggaagggaggattatgggaagtggagtccaggaactgacaggaacagacagtgatcgtgacataacgccccccttccggaaggcgcgtcctcgcggcgtaaatggcacagatagggagggggggtgggtacattggagacctgttggcagacgggaacggggtctccaatgcaggtccaggaactcgggcagccacggggggtcaggtgccacgggcagccacggggggtcaggtgccacgggcagccacggcgggtcaggtgccacgggcagccacggcgggtcaggtgccacgggcagccacggcgggtcaggtgccacgggcagccacggcgggtcaggtgccacgggcagccacggcgggtcaggtgccacgggcagccacggcgggtcaggtgccacgggcagccacggcgggtcaggtgccacgggcagccacggcgggtcaggtggcttgggcacccacggtaggtcaggtagcttgggcgcccacggcaggtcagggtccgtagccggccacagcagttcacaggcggttgaagaccgtgggcgtgtaaggtccccacccgcaagctcaagcaattcggaggccgctgatgatcgcggccgtgcagggtccccacccacaagctccccaccctcaggtatatggcccccccccaaaaagttcttggggaattcaacggaggccgtggcggtttcgtgggtaaggatctcgggtggcgccggcagggcgaagagctcgggtggcgccggcagggcgaggagctcgggtggcgccggcagggcgaggagctcgggtggcgccggcagggcgaggagctcgggtggcgccggcagggcgaggagctcgggtggcgccggcagggcgaggagctcgggtggcgccggcagggcgaggagctcggcgccggcctccgtggccgtatcaggaagagcggactgctctgggacggcagcgggctgctctgggacggcctccgggcctacagcgggctctgggacggcctccgggcctacagcgggctctgggaaggcctccgggccttgagggatggaggaagccttcttcctcctcctcctccgtttacatggttgaggcggtggctctatgcctacctcctctgagggcgctgcagcgggctcacgggttggagcggactcgcggactggagctggttctggagtggactcactggctggaacgacccctatgttcccagacactggcggggcggccatcttgcccgtgggcactggcaaagcggccatcttgtccatagcatccagagaatttgagtgcgtggcaaccggcgagcttgagtgcgtggcaaccggcgagcttgagtgcgtggcaaccggcgagcttgagtgcgtggcaaccggcgagcttgagtgcgtggcaaccggcgagcttgagggcgtagcggccagcgggcttgagtgcgaagcggccggcggaggcttaggaatgccagccgctcgtgctgaagtcagcggtggatcagccacactggaacgcaacccactccgctcccaaacagatccagagacgtgatgtaattctagaggatcaacggagacttgacttggctctggaagatcagcagagacatgatgtgatgatgttgtggccgccattttgtgaatgctctctttagaggcagccattacatgggggaacgaggtgtcgcgttcctccgcgacacccacagtaaacagtgaaccaacagtaagcagagcaaagtccagaaattccacgaacgaccctcggggaccattaataagtaagtagtccttcaatggttcgtttaatccatagccaaagaagtcaatgagggcaCAGTCA
It encodes the following:
- the LOC127516139 gene encoding keratin, type I cytoskeletal 9-like isoform X1, with amino-acid sequence MGSGVQELTGTDSDRDITPPFRKARPRGVNGTDREGGWVHWRPVGRRERGLQCRSRNSGSHGGSGATGSHGGSGATGSHGGSGATGSHGGSGATGSHGGSGATGSHGGSGATGSHGGSGATGSHGGSGGLGTHGRSGSLGAHGRSGSVAGHSSSQAVEDRGRVRSPPASSSNSEAADDRGRAGSPPTSSPPSGIWPPPKKFLGNSTEAVAVSWVRISGGAGRAKSSGGAGRARSSGGAGRARSSGGAGRARSSGGAGRARSSGGAGRARSSGGAGRARSSAPASVAVSGRADCSGTAAGCSGTASGPTAGSGTASGPTAGSGKASGP
- the LOC127516139 gene encoding uncharacterized PE-PGRS family protein PE_PGRS54-like isoform X4, which produces MGSGVQELTGTDSDRDITPPFRKARPRGVNGTDREGGWVHWRPVGRRERGLQCRSRNSGSHGGSGATGSHGGSGATGSHGGSGATGSHGGSGATGSHGGSGGLGTHGRSGSLGAHGRSGSVAGHSSSQAVEDRGRVRSPPASSSNSEAADDRGRAGSPPTSSPPSGIWPPPKKFLGNSTEAVAVSWVRISGGAGRAKSSGGAGRARSSGGAGRARSSGGAGRARSSGGAGRARSSGGAGRARSSGGAGRARSSAPASVAVSGRADCSGTAAGCSGTASGPTAGSGTASGPTAGSGKASGP
- the LOC127516139 gene encoding keratin, type I cytoskeletal 9-like isoform X3, encoding MGSGVQELTGTDSDRDITPPFRKARPRGVNGTDREGGWVHWRPVGRRERGLQCRSRNSGSHGGSGATGSHGGSGATGSHGGSGATGSHGGSGATGSHGGSGATGSHGGSGGLGTHGRSGSLGAHGRSGSVAGHSSSQAVEDRGRVRSPPASSSNSEAADDRGRAGSPPTSSPPSGIWPPPKKFLGNSTEAVAVSWVRISGGAGRAKSSGGAGRARSSGGAGRARSSGGAGRARSSGGAGRARSSGGAGRARSSGGAGRARSSAPASVAVSGRADCSGTAAGCSGTASGPTAGSGTASGPTAGSGKASGP
- the LOC127516139 gene encoding PE-PGRS family protein PE_PGRS5-like isoform X2 codes for the protein MGSGVQELTGTDSDRDITPPFRKARPRGVNGTDREGGWVHWRPVGRRERGLQCRSRNSGSHGGSGATGSHGGSGATGSHGGSGATGSHGGSGATGSHGGSGATGSHGGSGATGSHGGSGGLGTHGRSGSLGAHGRSGSVAGHSSSQAVEDRGRVRSPPASSSNSEAADDRGRAGSPPTSSPPSGIWPPPKKFLGNSTEAVAVSWVRISGGAGRAKSSGGAGRARSSGGAGRARSSGGAGRARSSGGAGRARSSGGAGRARSSGGAGRARSSAPASVAVSGRADCSGTAAGCSGTASGPTAGSGTASGPTAGSGKASGP